Proteins encoded by one window of Candidatus Neomarinimicrobiota bacterium:
- a CDS encoding nitroreductase family protein — MEFLELVKKRFSLRNYSNKRIERKDIEKCLEAVRLAPSADNSQPWYFIIVDKEKEKNELADIAFSGVYSMNSFAKRAPVLVVVLDNSKNIIARAAGVMRNVKFSLIDIGIGVEHFVLQAEELGIGTCWLGWFNEKGVKKYLNIPRTKRVVTMLAMGYPPEGYIIKEKKRKRIDEIRTYFEKEK; from the coding sequence ATGGAATTTTTAGAGTTAGTCAAAAAGAGATTTAGTTTGAGGAATTATTCTAATAAAAGAATAGAAAGAAAGGATATAGAAAAATGTCTTGAAGCTGTGAGACTTGCTCCATCAGCGGATAATTCTCAGCCATGGTATTTTATTATAGTTGATAAAGAAAAGGAAAAGAACGAGCTAGCAGATATAGCTTTTTCAGGGGTATATTCAATGAATTCTTTTGCGAAGAGAGCTCCCGTTCTAGTTGTGGTTCTGGATAACAGTAAAAATATTATTGCTAGAGCTGCAGGTGTAATGAGAAATGTGAAGTTCAGCCTTATTGATATTGGGATAGGGGTTGAGCATTTTGTATTACAGGCTGAAGAGTTAGGTATTGGCACCTGCTGGCTTGGATGGTTTAATGAAAAGGGAGTAAAGAAATATTTGAATATACCGAGGACTAAAAGGGTAGTAACAATGCTTGCAATGGGATATCCTCCAGAAGGATATATTATTAAAGAAAAGAAGAGAAAAAGGATAGATGAGATAAGAACCTATTTCGAGAAGGAGAAATAA